A single region of the Bifidobacterium asteroides DSM 20089 genome encodes:
- the lysS gene encoding lysine--tRNA ligase: protein MNDSSEETPRLTTVERAQALLDQDMAITEKIDQGAQLDDAIDPGNLTDGAEGHPEQVRMRVAKRALMLKEGVEPYPVHLDVTDRIEDVRRKYQDRLEPGQETEDVVGIAGRVLFLRNGGGLCFVQLAAGDGTRIQGMISKREIGADSLKRFKQLVDLGDHLYLRGRVVASKTGELSIFATEWNIAAKALQPLPALHKELTEEQRTRKPYLAMIADEDVRAMVRRRSKAVSSLRRTFEDHDFMEVETPMLQTVHGGAAARPFTTHMNAFDIDLYLRIAPELFLKRCLVGGIERVFEINRDFRNEGVDATHAPEFTMLEAYQAYGTYDTIGELTKELIQKAAMATAGSLKVTLQDGSQYDFGGDWRQISMYESLSESLGEEITPQTSADHLRTIADRLGLEEEPAENHGKLVEHLWEHFWQDKLYEPTFVRDFPVETSPLVKAHRTKPGVVEKWDLYVRGFELATGYSELNDPVVQRQRFVEQAKMASRGDVEAMDIDEDFLEALGVGMPPAGGMGMGIDRLLIALTGASIRETITFPLVKPLI from the coding sequence ATGAATGACTCATCGGAAGAAACCCCTCGTCTGACGACGGTCGAGCGTGCTCAGGCACTGCTTGATCAGGATATGGCCATCACGGAGAAGATCGATCAGGGCGCCCAGTTGGACGACGCCATTGATCCCGGCAACCTGACGGACGGCGCTGAAGGCCATCCCGAACAGGTGCGCATGCGTGTGGCCAAGAGGGCGCTCATGCTCAAGGAAGGCGTCGAGCCTTACCCGGTCCATCTGGATGTGACCGACCGCATCGAGGATGTGCGCCGTAAGTATCAGGACCGCCTTGAGCCTGGCCAGGAGACCGAGGATGTGGTTGGCATCGCCGGCAGGGTCCTCTTCCTGCGCAACGGCGGCGGCCTCTGCTTCGTCCAGCTGGCGGCGGGCGATGGCACCCGCATCCAGGGCATGATCTCAAAGCGTGAGATTGGCGCTGATTCTCTGAAGCGGTTCAAGCAGCTGGTCGACTTGGGCGACCACCTCTACCTGCGCGGCCGCGTGGTCGCCTCCAAGACCGGTGAGCTCTCAATCTTCGCCACTGAGTGGAACATCGCGGCCAAGGCCCTGCAGCCGCTGCCGGCCCTTCACAAGGAGCTGACCGAGGAGCAGCGCACCCGCAAGCCCTACCTGGCAATGATTGCCGATGAGGATGTGCGGGCCATGGTCCGTCGTCGTTCCAAGGCCGTCTCCTCCCTGAGGCGTACCTTCGAAGACCACGACTTCATGGAGGTCGAGACCCCCATGCTCCAAACTGTGCATGGCGGCGCTGCGGCACGGCCATTCACCACGCATATGAATGCCTTTGACATCGACCTCTACCTGCGCATTGCGCCTGAGCTCTTCCTCAAGCGTTGCCTGGTCGGCGGCATTGAGCGTGTCTTCGAGATCAACCGCGACTTCCGCAATGAGGGCGTGGATGCCACCCATGCCCCGGAGTTCACCATGCTGGAGGCCTATCAGGCCTATGGCACCTACGACACCATCGGGGAGCTGACCAAGGAGCTGATCCAGAAGGCGGCCATGGCCACGGCTGGATCGCTGAAGGTGACCCTGCAGGATGGCAGCCAGTACGACTTCGGTGGTGATTGGCGTCAGATCAGCATGTATGAGTCCCTTTCCGAGTCCCTGGGTGAGGAGATCACCCCGCAGACCAGTGCGGACCATCTGCGGACAATCGCTGACAGGCTGGGCCTGGAGGAGGAGCCTGCCGAAAACCACGGCAAGCTGGTCGAACACCTCTGGGAGCACTTCTGGCAGGACAAGCTGTATGAGCCGACCTTCGTGCGTGATTTCCCGGTCGAGACCTCGCCCCTTGTCAAGGCCCACCGCACCAAGCCGGGCGTGGTCGAGAAGTGGGACCTCTACGTTCGCGGATTCGAGTTGGCCACAGGCTACTCCGAGCTCAACGACCCGGTGGTCCAGCGGCAGCGGTTCGTCGAGCAGGCCAAGATGGCCAGCCGTGGCGATGTCGAGGCCATGGACATTGACGAGGACTTCCTGGAGGCCTTGGGCGTAGGAATGCCTCCCGCTGGCGGCATGGGCATGGGCATCGATCGCCTGCTGATCGCCCTCACCGGTGCGTCCATCCGTGAGACCATCACCTTCCCCCTGGTCAAGCCGCTGATCTGA
- a CDS encoding tyrosine-type recombinase/integrase yields the protein MTIHDLRHTAASLMVKSGANVKAIQRRLGHTLAAMTLDVYADLFNDDLDSVGGGGGR from the coding sequence ATGACCATCCATGACCTACGACACACGGCGGCCAGCCTGATGGTCAAGAGCGGGGCGAACGTGAAGGCCATCCAGCGGCGGCTGGGGCACACGTTGGCCGCGATGACCTTGGATGTGTATGCGGATCTGTTCAACGATGACCTGGATTCGGTGGGGGGGGGGGGGGGTCGATGA
- a CDS encoding ATP-binding protein, with translation MRILAFDLKGLRLYDKGALRMILFAEDRITDGSFTHRLQGTTSPLGIVTAIGISGINASGKTTDLRLLSLIINIARGASLGTQRSTIDSLMDILEPTITARIIFEEDGDAWLLNATLRRAGQNEATADSPLVFEKERLCQYAGRSLSKIRLRRTIDGDEESWVTVATRGMNKSGDEKELAEDVKRFLPPDRSLMSGILRAKETMVTICLQNPLQMSIPVTPPSQVVRLFDPTIEHLEVSDHQFHIKFRNEKLERNCDPSQAMAMISAGTFRGTSLAQHAIETLAQGGYLLFDEIENSINRQLVFAIIDLFSSPATNPHGAVLVFSTHYPELLDHFTRKDNIWFAVRHENAGLQLVRYNKLVTRGELKKSVQFMSGALQGTAPSAASISALRSYVKDTVHG, from the coding sequence ATGCGGATCTTAGCCTTTGACCTCAAAGGACTTCGTTTATACGACAAGGGCGCACTACGCATGATCCTGTTCGCCGAGGATAGGATTACCGATGGCAGCTTCACCCATCGCCTTCAGGGCACCACCTCACCGCTTGGCATCGTCACAGCCATTGGCATCTCCGGCATCAATGCCTCCGGCAAAACCACTGATCTACGCCTACTTTCTCTAATCATCAACATTGCCAGGGGCGCCTCATTGGGTACTCAACGCTCCACCATCGATTCGCTGATGGACATTCTTGAGCCTACGATTACAGCACGCATTATCTTCGAAGAAGACGGCGATGCTTGGCTACTCAATGCCACACTTCGACGCGCAGGTCAGAACGAGGCCACCGCCGACTCTCCCTTGGTTTTTGAAAAGGAACGGCTGTGCCAGTATGCGGGCAGAAGCCTGAGCAAGATTCGTTTGAGAAGAACCATTGATGGCGATGAAGAATCCTGGGTGACTGTAGCGACTCGGGGAATGAACAAGTCCGGCGACGAAAAGGAGCTGGCTGAGGACGTCAAGAGATTCTTACCCCCCGATCGCTCTCTGATGAGCGGGATTTTGCGGGCCAAGGAGACCATGGTCACCATCTGTCTGCAAAATCCGCTGCAAATGTCCATTCCCGTCACTCCTCCATCCCAAGTGGTGCGCCTATTCGATCCGACCATCGAACACTTAGAAGTAAGCGATCACCAATTCCATATCAAGTTCCGCAACGAAAAGCTTGAACGTAATTGTGATCCCTCACAAGCTATGGCCATGATATCGGCGGGAACATTTCGCGGAACATCCCTGGCGCAGCATGCTATCGAAACACTTGCACAAGGAGGCTACCTACTATTCGACGAAATCGAAAACAGCATAAACAGGCAGTTGGTATTCGCCATCATCGATTTGTTCTCCTCTCCCGCCACTAACCCGCATGGGGCAGTACTCGTTTTTTCTACGCACTACCCTGAATTGCTGGATCATTTCACCAGAAAGGACAACATCTGGTTCGCTGTCAGACATGAGAACGCGGGACTCCAACTGGTCAGATACAACAAACTTGTCACACGCGGTGAACTGAAGAAGAGCGTTCAGTTCATGTCAGGTGCCTTGCAAGGAACGGCACCCTCAGCCGCTTCCATTAGCGCCCTGCGGAGCTACGTCAAGGATACGGTTCATGGATAG
- a CDS encoding DUF4037 domain-containing protein, which produces MQPDGTFDTQAFLDGLDAIFSAGKARDEAEPYLQQALVDAENAGDDAGLLTVLNETIGFYRSQGRHQENMWMIQRAIELATRMRIEGSEAWTTTLINAATGLRAAKKYDQAEDLYRQALASAAKTLGPKDRRLAALHNNLSMLYSETDRPDQAVQELRQAMDILENSSTDPSRDLDLATTHTNLALLLMQRNDSPQALQEAWDQARTALDIYRTGHLENSAHYASALAGFAQVCYMTGRFRQSADTYNKALAIIEDRYGKGSDYYRITKANLDQAQTAAEKNRDRDQSDQVDEAASIQTQTNSDRPPARNQNNDSDQHNPRPDIQGLDLAKAYWEQVGRPMLEERYPQYRGRIAAGLMGHGSDCYGFDDAISRDHDFGPGFCLWLTSEDYQAIGDQLQKDYEALPTEFMGFGSRTDSVRAKGDNRRVGVFEIGAFFESLTGYRQAPPEDHPHEWLLLDEATLAAATNGRIFADPLGRMLATRQGFKAMPDDVRFCLISRRLGMIAQAGQYNLPRSLQRGDGAAAMLSINEFVKACASLIFLINNPLTVGYLPYYKWTFAALRRLSGRMATRLADLTEQLENILRLASAACYGGQGFGEGGKGARPAAERITKLVESICARIVEELQAEGLTNSPETFLEWQRPYVEAHISSDDPVLHSI; this is translated from the coding sequence ATGCAACCGGACGGCACCTTCGACACCCAAGCCTTCCTCGACGGTCTGGATGCCATCTTCAGCGCCGGCAAGGCTCGCGACGAAGCTGAACCCTACCTGCAACAGGCGCTGGTGGATGCGGAGAATGCAGGCGATGATGCCGGACTGCTGACTGTACTGAACGAGACCATAGGATTTTACCGGTCCCAGGGCCGCCACCAAGAGAACATGTGGATGATCCAGCGGGCCATCGAGCTGGCCACACGCATGCGCATCGAGGGGTCCGAGGCCTGGACGACCACACTGATCAATGCGGCCACCGGCCTGCGGGCAGCCAAGAAGTACGACCAGGCAGAAGACCTCTACCGGCAAGCGCTTGCTTCTGCAGCCAAAACCCTTGGTCCCAAGGACAGGCGGCTGGCAGCCCTGCATAACAACTTGTCCATGCTCTACAGCGAAACCGACCGACCCGACCAGGCCGTGCAGGAGCTGCGGCAGGCCATGGACATCCTGGAGAATTCCAGTACCGATCCTTCCCGGGATCTGGATCTGGCCACCACCCACACCAATCTGGCCCTCCTGCTGATGCAGCGCAATGACAGTCCGCAGGCCCTGCAAGAGGCCTGGGACCAGGCCCGAACAGCCCTGGACATCTATCGAACCGGCCACCTGGAGAACAGCGCACACTACGCCTCAGCCCTGGCAGGCTTTGCCCAGGTCTGCTATATGACCGGGCGCTTCAGACAGTCGGCGGACACCTACAACAAGGCCCTGGCCATCATTGAGGATAGGTACGGCAAGGGCAGCGACTACTACCGGATCACCAAGGCCAATCTGGACCAGGCCCAGACCGCTGCTGAGAAAAACAGAGACAGGGATCAATCCGACCAGGTTGACGAAGCTGCGTCCATCCAAACGCAGACCAACTCAGATCGTCCCCCAGCCAGGAATCAGAACAATGACAGCGATCAGCATAACCCCCGCCCGGATATTCAAGGGCTGGACCTGGCCAAGGCCTATTGGGAGCAAGTGGGCCGTCCCATGCTTGAGGAGCGCTACCCCCAGTATCGCGGTCGAATCGCCGCGGGATTGATGGGCCATGGCTCGGACTGCTACGGCTTCGACGACGCCATCTCCCGGGATCACGATTTCGGCCCGGGCTTCTGCCTGTGGCTGACCAGCGAAGACTACCAGGCCATCGGCGACCAGCTGCAGAAGGACTACGAGGCCCTGCCCACCGAATTCATGGGGTTCGGCTCGCGAACCGACAGCGTCAGAGCAAAGGGGGACAACCGCCGCGTAGGCGTCTTCGAGATCGGCGCCTTCTTCGAATCCCTGACCGGCTACCGGCAGGCGCCCCCGGAAGATCACCCCCACGAGTGGCTGCTTTTGGATGAGGCTACGCTGGCTGCGGCCACCAATGGCAGGATTTTCGCGGATCCTCTGGGACGGATGCTGGCCACCCGGCAGGGGTTCAAGGCCATGCCCGATGATGTGCGCTTCTGCCTGATCTCCCGTCGGCTGGGCATGATCGCCCAGGCGGGCCAGTACAACCTGCCGCGAAGTCTGCAGCGGGGCGACGGGGCTGCGGCAATGCTGTCAATCAATGAATTCGTCAAAGCCTGCGCCTCCCTGATCTTCCTGATCAACAATCCGCTGACCGTCGGGTATCTGCCCTACTACAAGTGGACCTTCGCGGCCCTGCGGCGGCTGAGCGGACGAATGGCCACCAGACTGGCCGATCTGACCGAGCAGCTGGAGAACATCCTGCGCCTGGCCTCAGCTGCCTGCTATGGAGGGCAAGGCTTTGGCGAAGGCGGCAAGGGAGCCCGACCAGCCGCTGAACGCATCACCAAACTTGTAGAGTCAATCTGCGCCAGAATCGTAGAAGAGTTGCAAGCGGAGGGCTTGACCAACAGCCCTGAGACCTTCCTGGAGTGGCAGCGCCCCTACGTCGAGGCCCATATCTCCAGCGACGATCCGGTTCTGCACAGCATCTGA
- a CDS encoding DUF4125 family protein, which translates to MANDEQCQDEESLRERIVRHEWEQFQQVNNEGGPANCQGNWPMFHQMRLSQFLTWPHPLLTSYADDLDQADKVGRNLLTEKYGRMMESTAPDQYHSSIAPYLPRLGLDRQEQQERIIDRQVAWAKDFRERYPRLGQEMRVLRTSEDTPEATSFETYLRGELGTYSARTLDLYQSMVDQIEARGGNLTEETILATVQLNGFETLDEAEQAQNRPPEPQS; encoded by the coding sequence ATGGCAAACGACGAGCAATGTCAGGATGAGGAATCCTTGCGCGAGCGGATCGTCCGCCACGAATGGGAGCAGTTCCAGCAGGTCAACAACGAAGGCGGTCCGGCAAACTGTCAGGGCAACTGGCCCATGTTCCACCAGATGCGCCTGAGCCAGTTTCTGACCTGGCCACATCCCCTGTTGACCAGTTATGCAGATGACCTGGATCAGGCAGACAAGGTGGGACGCAACCTGCTGACCGAGAAGTACGGGCGGATGATGGAGTCCACAGCCCCGGACCAGTACCACAGCAGCATCGCCCCCTACCTGCCCAGGCTGGGCCTGGATCGCCAGGAGCAGCAGGAGCGCATCATCGACCGGCAAGTGGCCTGGGCCAAGGACTTCCGCGAGCGCTACCCCCGTCTAGGTCAGGAGATGCGGGTCCTGCGAACCAGCGAGGACACGCCGGAGGCAACCTCCTTCGAGACTTATCTGCGTGGCGAACTCGGCACCTATTCGGCCCGGACGCTGGATCTTTACCAGTCCATGGTGGACCAGATCGAGGCGCGGGGTGGCAACCTGACCGAGGAAACCATCCTGGCCACGGTGCAGCTTAACGGCTTTGAGACCCTGGACGAAGCCGAACAGGCCCAGAACCGACCACCTGAACCACAATCATGA
- a CDS encoding alpha/beta hydrolase family protein encodes MQKLKRAGFTAASFVVILLVMLLVNQAMTPDWQVEPYHDHLQVSTRSTAVASSLGPTTPEGTHPVKERKISITLEGGVRIQAIVREPSDRKGTGPACLFIHGAGTGKSSEVYGDLASAMASAGITTLVPDKRLDTYTTFHRDYQAMAADYGQSLDRLRAWPGVDPTKVGLYAESEGTWISSIMTAKDPSIAFSILTSPPVYPGRRQMAMAATSYLDLIGAPKGIRNVIPRLMGMDLSLLGLEYADFPSLPYLDQLRMPVMINFGTMDVSMPVEQGAREIISRTHANDNDNVTLRYYPTNHQIRTGSRLAKAGLPLEPRYTHNLEDWINAVALGTKADQWSTPMIAGSQPHQLNQVPKHTNTGLIPSLTALLTLMASGPILLAAALVSALIGALSSHLRARGKNHRQSGFSKGLTGRLWSLGLLAAGLMTALLAYAFTVVRRAFGLMHLSSMMASCWSLLSVLCLVLILLLASTLTCIFSQSDGKPAVAGAGHWLTLTLTLLGSLAILGSLIFWNILVF; translated from the coding sequence GTGCAAAAGCTGAAACGGGCGGGTTTTACCGCCGCCTCCTTTGTGGTCATCCTGTTGGTCATGCTCCTTGTGAACCAAGCTATGACGCCGGACTGGCAGGTGGAACCCTACCACGACCATCTGCAGGTCTCGACCCGCTCCACTGCCGTCGCTTCAAGCCTGGGCCCCACCACTCCTGAGGGCACCCACCCGGTCAAGGAGCGAAAAATCAGCATCACTCTGGAGGGTGGAGTCCGTATTCAGGCCATCGTAAGAGAGCCCAGCGACCGCAAGGGCACCGGACCAGCCTGCCTATTCATCCATGGCGCCGGAACAGGCAAATCCTCCGAAGTGTATGGAGACCTGGCTTCAGCCATGGCCTCGGCCGGCATCACCACCCTGGTGCCCGACAAGCGTTTGGACACCTACACCACCTTCCACCGCGACTATCAGGCCATGGCCGCCGACTATGGACAATCCCTTGATCGTCTCCGCGCCTGGCCGGGCGTGGATCCAACCAAGGTGGGCTTGTACGCCGAGTCCGAGGGCACCTGGATATCGTCCATCATGACCGCCAAGGACCCCAGCATCGCCTTCTCCATCCTGACTTCGCCTCCCGTCTACCCGGGACGACGGCAGATGGCCATGGCGGCCACCAGCTATTTGGACCTGATTGGTGCACCCAAGGGAATCCGGAACGTGATACCCCGGCTCATGGGCATGGACCTTTCCCTGCTGGGCCTGGAGTACGCCGACTTCCCCTCCCTGCCCTATCTGGACCAATTGCGGATGCCGGTCATGATCAACTTCGGCACCATGGATGTCTCCATGCCGGTCGAGCAGGGTGCGCGCGAGATCATCAGCAGAACACACGCGAACGACAACGACAACGTGACCCTGCGCTACTATCCCACCAACCATCAGATCCGCACCGGCAGCAGGCTGGCCAAGGCCGGGTTGCCCCTGGAACCCAGATACACCCATAATCTGGAAGACTGGATCAACGCCGTGGCACTGGGCACCAAAGCCGATCAATGGTCGACTCCTATGATTGCCGGCAGCCAGCCCCATCAGCTCAATCAGGTGCCCAAGCACACGAATACAGGGTTGATACCTTCGCTGACCGCCCTGCTTACTTTGATGGCCAGTGGCCCCATTCTTCTGGCTGCCGCCCTTGTATCTGCCCTGATTGGAGCCTTGAGCTCACATCTGCGGGCTCGAGGCAAAAACCACCGACAGTCGGGTTTCAGCAAAGGCCTGACCGGACGGCTCTGGTCGCTGGGCCTGCTAGCCGCAGGACTTATGACTGCCCTGCTGGCCTATGCCTTTACTGTGGTCCGCCGGGCGTTTGGCCTTATGCATCTGTCCTCGATGATGGCATCATGCTGGTCCCTGTTGTCCGTCCTGTGTCTGGTACTCATCCTGCTCCTGGCGAGCACCCTGACCTGTATCTTCAGCCAATCCGACGGCAAGCCGGCTGTTGCCGGTGCTGGCCACTGGCTGACCCTGACCCTGACCCTGCTGGGGTCCCTGGCCATCCTTGGCAGCCTGATCTTCTGGAATATCCTGGTCTTTTAA
- a CDS encoding PspC domain-containing protein has product MSSDMNGNGPDNGWQRKSDKFFRSCRESYLIRDQGWIGGVCVALARRLGWSVTLVRALMILAVFLFGTGAAFYGFAWFVLPDRRGVIIAQELIHGIWHASMVGIIIYWLLAILIPGVGIISLALGALILYLLIRWSRNKALEYQRGYWAGPDAGRPVSGDPWVMGPQYSQRPSGAGSQRYSNQPEHPSFSGYEGYQDYTGTRSNTQTASDASSEGCKDQPEHSDSYGTLEQQGEVTSPGPISETEDSANAGSDSNNTQYGGNPIAGAAPGGWTGAEGPAEPAGNMNQSYGFSAWPGYGTAGSFPTGPGMTRKAPSVPPRLRRRPAGPVLVSLLSGLILVSGAGVWWMATNPYRGLNAALAYALIWAGCVTLALGVVILILGLMGRRSGGLTPIALMASLVVLILATGSAIPGIEQTQNRRILADYATVQVNGNNYGRSLGASSADMRRYRRGIALVGDPQDQGSAVIDLTGYEREHGTHRVQIMDDAVSTVSGCPTGTVRLAVAYADVRLLIPKGCSLSYREHADLYRVLGSGAADWITETEQGNRMWWGNTSSSAARRNWEEALRASKEDQWHMPDDPELIVEANLMDGARVTVQAQGSATQPKRAQLYSGSINEYWDYSYNPWQFGEDQEDD; this is encoded by the coding sequence ATGAGTAGCGACATGAACGGCAATGGCCCTGATAACGGCTGGCAGCGGAAGTCCGACAAGTTCTTCCGCTCCTGCAGGGAGTCCTATCTGATCCGCGACCAGGGATGGATCGGCGGCGTCTGCGTAGCCTTGGCCCGTCGGCTGGGCTGGAGCGTGACCCTGGTCAGGGCGCTGATGATTTTGGCGGTCTTCCTCTTCGGCACCGGTGCAGCCTTCTACGGTTTTGCCTGGTTCGTCTTGCCGGACCGGCGTGGGGTCATTATCGCCCAGGAGCTGATTCACGGGATTTGGCACGCTTCCATGGTGGGTATCATCATTTACTGGCTGCTGGCCATCCTGATTCCTGGAGTCGGAATCATTTCCTTGGCTTTGGGTGCGTTGATTTTGTATCTCCTTATCCGGTGGAGTCGCAATAAGGCCCTGGAGTACCAGAGAGGGTATTGGGCTGGGCCGGATGCAGGCAGACCGGTTTCGGGCGATCCTTGGGTGATGGGACCGCAGTATTCGCAACGACCGAGTGGTGCAGGTTCGCAGCGGTATTCGAATCAGCCTGAGCACCCAAGTTTTTCGGGATATGAGGGATACCAGGATTACACAGGGACGCGAAGCAATACACAGACAGCAAGTGATGCGAGTTCGGAAGGATGCAAGGACCAGCCAGAGCATTCCGATTCATATGGAACTTTGGAGCAACAAGGGGAGGTAACCTCTCCCGGACCCATCTCTGAGACGGAGGATTCGGCAAACGCCGGCAGCGATTCGAATAATACGCAATATGGGGGCAATCCCATCGCTGGTGCAGCTCCCGGAGGTTGGACGGGGGCAGAAGGCCCTGCAGAACCTGCTGGGAACATGAATCAGTCATATGGATTCAGTGCCTGGCCGGGCTATGGCACAGCCGGGTCATTCCCGACGGGGCCGGGAATGACCCGTAAGGCTCCGTCGGTTCCGCCCCGGCTGCGGCGTCGTCCCGCCGGACCTGTGCTGGTCAGTCTTCTGTCAGGACTGATCCTGGTCTCCGGGGCAGGGGTCTGGTGGATGGCCACGAACCCCTATCGCGGATTGAATGCGGCCTTGGCCTATGCTCTGATCTGGGCTGGATGCGTCACGCTGGCACTTGGCGTGGTCATACTGATTCTGGGCTTGATGGGCCGCAGGTCAGGAGGATTGACTCCCATTGCCTTGATGGCCAGCCTGGTTGTTCTGATTCTGGCTACCGGTTCGGCCATACCAGGCATTGAGCAAACCCAGAACCGCAGGATCTTGGCCGACTACGCCACAGTTCAGGTTAACGGCAACAACTATGGGCGCTCGTTGGGGGCGAGCAGTGCGGACATGAGACGTTACCGCCGCGGCATTGCGCTGGTCGGAGACCCGCAGGATCAGGGAAGTGCCGTCATTGACCTGACTGGTTATGAGCGGGAACACGGCACCCATCGTGTTCAGATTATGGATGATGCGGTGAGCACAGTCTCAGGCTGCCCGACGGGCACCGTCCGCCTGGCTGTGGCCTATGCTGACGTTCGCCTGCTCATTCCTAAGGGATGCAGTTTGTCCTACAGGGAGCACGCCGACCTCTACAGGGTCTTGGGATCAGGCGCGGCTGACTGGATAACCGAGACGGAACAGGGAAACCGGATGTGGTGGGGCAATACGTCGTCATCAGCTGCACGACGCAATTGGGAGGAAGCCCTGCGAGCATCCAAGGAGGATCAGTGGCATATGCCCGACGATCCCGAATTGATCGTCGAAGCCAATCTCATGGACGGTGCACGGGTCACCGTGCAAGCCCAGGGGAGCGCTACCCAGCCGAAGCGGGCGCAGCTCTACAGCGGCTCGATCAATGAATATTGGGATTATAGCTACAATCCATGGCAGTTTGGGGAGGATCAGGAAGATGACTGA
- a CDS encoding ATP-binding protein: MLKEPPPLHPARMPLMRPHKGRILCGVCKGISLHLGIPVFWIRLVMVLLAPKMITCVVYCFLWLILPQGDPTQAVQPNDPRSAPLAPSILTEQSGQKENHSITPGRITRLVAGLGIILLLTAVFLLNSGMRPAFVVPCLLFCAGLVLAWLRPENQGTGYHMPALIGSLALILSAAVIFLLSTQELPWALTLIVLAGLLLIGVTAVVVPWVGSILSQLGDERAMKEREEERADMAAHLHDGVLQTLALIQLHADDPHTVFSLARSQERDLRNWLYQERTPSDRSVSTGLSQIAAQVEDESGKPIEVVTVGDAMPCAQTDALLNAARQALVNAVTHGGEPISVYCEARRNQVEVYVRDHGSGFDMDAIPADRLGIRESIIGRIRRRGGRVEIVSRPGWGTEVRMHMPLSEASQHQEGTVGQAEKGTDTPQ; this comes from the coding sequence ATGCTGAAGGAACCACCTCCTCTGCACCCTGCGCGCATGCCCCTGATGAGGCCGCACAAGGGCAGAATCCTGTGCGGAGTCTGCAAGGGTATCAGCTTGCATCTGGGCATTCCCGTCTTCTGGATACGCCTGGTCATGGTTCTCCTGGCTCCCAAAATGATCACCTGCGTGGTCTATTGCTTTCTTTGGTTGATACTGCCCCAGGGCGATCCCACCCAGGCAGTCCAACCGAATGACCCGCGGTCGGCTCCGCTGGCACCCAGCATCCTTACTGAACAATCAGGTCAGAAGGAGAATCACAGCATCACCCCCGGGCGAATAACCAGACTGGTGGCAGGCCTGGGCATCATCCTCCTGCTGACCGCGGTTTTTCTGCTCAACAGCGGTATGCGCCCCGCCTTTGTCGTCCCCTGCCTGCTTTTCTGCGCCGGACTGGTACTGGCCTGGCTGAGACCGGAAAACCAAGGAACCGGCTACCACATGCCGGCCCTGATCGGCAGCCTGGCACTGATCCTGTCGGCAGCGGTGATCTTCCTGCTGTCCACCCAGGAATTGCCTTGGGCCCTGACCCTGATAGTCCTGGCCGGCCTGCTTCTTATAGGCGTGACCGCAGTGGTTGTGCCCTGGGTCGGCTCGATCCTCAGCCAGCTGGGCGATGAACGAGCCATGAAGGAACGCGAGGAGGAGCGGGCCGATATGGCAGCTCACCTGCATGATGGAGTCCTGCAGACCCTGGCTCTGATCCAGCTGCATGCCGACGATCCGCATACCGTCTTCTCTCTGGCCCGATCCCAGGAGCGCGATCTGCGCAACTGGCTCTATCAGGAACGCACCCCCTCAGACCGGTCAGTCAGCACAGGGCTGAGCCAGATAGCCGCACAGGTGGAGGACGAATCCGGCAAGCCGATCGAGGTGGTCACCGTAGGCGACGCCATGCCCTGCGCCCAGACCGATGCCCTGCTCAACGCGGCCCGGCAGGCCCTGGTAAATGCCGTCACCCACGGCGGAGAACCCATCTCCGTCTATTGCGAGGCCCGCAGGAATCAGGTTGAGGTCTACGTGCGCGACCACGGATCGGGCTTCGATATGGATGCGATCCCAGCTGACCGTCTGGGAATCCGAGAGTCCATCATCGGACGGATTCGTCGGCGTGGCGGCAGGGTTGAAATCGTCTCCCGTCCCGGCTGGGGCACCGAGGTCAGAATGCATATGCCGCTGTCCGAGGCCAGCCAGCATCAGGAGGGCACGGTTGGTCAGGCCGAAAAAGGGACTGATACCCCGCAATGA